One genomic region from Chthonomonas calidirosea T49 encodes:
- a CDS encoding phytoene desaturase family protein, protein MSQHPSLQKHRSSPSAIIVGAGLGGLAAGIHLARHGWQVTIFEKNRHAGGRMNVLEEAGFRIDMGPTMLMMPEVLHEIFSIGDRDPHDYLPLTKLCPAYRILWPDGTTLDMGVEMNCLVEQVRRIQAADAARVPALLAAMKAKYENARYRFIERSFNSPLDLLHPTTLVGLLKALPLESVYQMVSRYLTNEKLRQAFSFQTLYLGISPYRCPSIYALLPYVEMEFGVWFPIGGTYTLARGLERLFTELGGQIRYCLPVDQIAIQGRAAKGVRTADGCEHLADIVVCNLDLPSAYQKLIPNALRRKYSDGALAQKDYGCSGFLLYLGVKGLSLTHLPHNSIVLSENYNEVLDQIFIQRALPTDPAMHLCVPTHTDPSLAPPDHHVLYILVPCPNTQSNICWETAAPILRDRTIGKLERLGLIPNLHQHIVFERWFTPVDFEKLYGCYAGAAYGGLTPTFFQSAYFRPHSRSEEIENLYFVGASTHPGGGVPIVLTSGKLTAELIRKDYYRQILRTN, encoded by the coding sequence ATGTCGCAACATCCCTCCCTACAAAAGCATCGGTCATCCCCTAGTGCCATTATCGTCGGTGCAGGACTAGGGGGGCTAGCGGCTGGTATTCATCTGGCCCGCCATGGTTGGCAGGTCACGATCTTCGAAAAAAACAGGCATGCCGGCGGCCGAATGAATGTGTTGGAAGAAGCTGGGTTTCGTATTGATATGGGGCCAACAATGTTGATGATGCCGGAGGTTTTGCACGAAATCTTCTCCATCGGCGATCGCGACCCCCACGACTACCTCCCGCTTACAAAACTGTGCCCGGCCTACCGTATCTTATGGCCAGATGGCACTACCCTCGATATGGGGGTGGAAATGAACTGCCTTGTGGAGCAAGTGCGTAGAATTCAAGCAGCTGACGCCGCCCGTGTTCCCGCACTTCTGGCAGCCATGAAGGCGAAATACGAAAACGCTCGCTACCGTTTCATCGAGCGGTCCTTTAACTCGCCTCTCGATCTACTCCATCCAACAACGCTCGTCGGTCTCTTGAAAGCGCTGCCTCTTGAATCGGTTTACCAAATGGTCAGCCGCTATCTTACAAACGAAAAACTGCGCCAAGCCTTTAGCTTTCAAACCCTCTATCTTGGGATAAGTCCGTATCGCTGCCCATCCATCTACGCTCTCTTACCCTATGTGGAAATGGAGTTCGGAGTGTGGTTTCCCATCGGAGGCACTTACACCCTTGCCAGGGGTCTAGAACGGCTCTTTACTGAACTAGGTGGACAGATCCGCTACTGCCTTCCGGTCGATCAGATAGCAATTCAAGGCCGAGCTGCCAAGGGAGTGCGCACGGCAGATGGTTGTGAACACCTTGCCGATATAGTCGTCTGTAATCTCGATCTACCCTCTGCCTACCAAAAACTGATCCCAAATGCCTTGCGACGTAAATACTCCGACGGAGCCTTAGCACAAAAAGACTACGGCTGCTCCGGCTTTCTGCTCTATCTTGGGGTTAAAGGGCTTTCACTGACACACCTGCCACACAATTCTATCGTCCTCTCAGAAAACTACAATGAAGTTCTCGATCAGATATTTATACAACGCGCTCTGCCAACGGACCCCGCCATGCATCTCTGCGTGCCCACGCATACCGATCCCAGCTTGGCACCTCCCGACCATCACGTTCTCTACATCCTCGTGCCATGTCCCAACACGCAAAGCAATATCTGCTGGGAAACGGCAGCACCCATCCTTCGCGATCGCACCATCGGCAAACTCGAACGGCTCGGCCTTATTCCAAATCTGCACCAACACATCGTCTTCGAACGCTGGTTTACCCCTGTCGACTTTGAAAAACTATATGGCTGCTACGCCGGTGCCGCCTACGGTGGGCTAACACCCACCTTCTTTCAATCTGCCTATTTTCGCCCTCATAGCCGCAGCGAAGAGATAGAAAACCTCTATTTTGTCGGTGCCTCTACCCACCCCGGCGGCGGTGTGCCCATCGTGCTCACCTCCGGAAAGTTAACGGCCGAGCTTATTAGAAAAGATTATTATCGCCAGATCCTCAGAACGAACTAA